The sequence GTCGCGGTCACCCTCGGGCCGCACCGCCTCGACCAGGCGGATCACGAACGGGCGGCCGAACTCCTCGCGGCCGGTGGACTTCGGCGGCGCGGCGGCAAAGTACGGGTGCCGCAGCAAGTCCGCGAGGAGCGCCTCGTCGACCTCGCCCCGCGCGGCGAGCATTCCGTCGCGGTCGAAGGTGGCGCGGCCGTCGGTCGCCAGCTCCACGGCGGCGTCGATCAGCGCGTTCCCCGGGCCGGTGTCGAAGGCGAAGACGGGCTCCGCGCTCCCCCGCGGCGGCACGCGCGTGACGTTGCCGATCCCTCCGATGTTCTGCAGCGCGCGGGCCTTTCCTTCGACGGAGAAGAGGACCTTCTCCACCCAGGGAACCAGCGGCGCGCCCTGTCCGCCCGCGGCCACGTCGCGCGTGCGGAAGTCCGAGACCACGGCGATCCCCGTCCGCTCCGCGATGGTCGCCGCGTCGCCCAGCTGCAGCGTCGCCCCGCGCGTCTCCGCGGACGGCGGCCGGTGCCACACCGTCTGCCCGTGCGAACCGACGGCGTCCACCGTCTCGGGCGAGATCCCCGCCTCCTCGCAGACGCGGAGCGCCGCCTCGGCCAGCCATTCGCCCAGGTCGGCGTGCAGCCCGCAGAGCGCCTCGGCGGTGCCGGCGACGATGGCGGCGTGGATGGCCTCGCGGCGCGCCGGCTCGTACTCCACCGTCAACGAGCGAACCACGCGCGCGGTGACGTTCGTTTCGTCCGCTCCGCCGACCTCCACCAGCGCCGCGTCGATCCCGTCCAGCGAGGTGCCGGACATCAGCCCGACGATCAGCACGCGCCCGCCCCGCGCAGCACCTCGCGCACCTCGGCGAGCGTCTTCCCGTCCAACTCCAGGGAGGAGAGGATCACCTGGTGCGCGGTGGCGTGGCCGAAGCGCGGCACGTCGGCCTCCCACTGCCAGACGCCGATCCCCCGCCGCTGCACCTCGTTGAAGTTGCGCTCGCGCAGCCGCTGGAAGCGCTCGAACAGCGCGTCCGGATCGTCCTTCGCGAACTCGAACCCCGGGCGCTGGCTGATCCCCGCGCGGTCGCGCATGGCGGCGAAGATCAGCGCAGTCCACAGCTCGTTCGCGACGAGCCCCAGCAGCAGGTCGCACACGCGCTCGCGCGCGGGCCCGGCCGCGTCCCCATCCGACAGGGCGACGCGGAGCGCGCGCGGGGCGATCTCGTAGCGGACGAGCAGTTCCTCCCACTCCATCTCGCTGGCGGGGCGCGCGGGGAAGTCCTCGTAGAAGCTCACGACCGCGGCTCCAGGATCTCGCCCAGGCGGCCGCCGGCGCGCATCAGCATCTTCGTGGCCTCCTGCCGGCCCACCTTGCACCAGTGCATCACCATCGCCGTCTTCACGCTCCCCCCCGACGCCTCCAGCAGCTCCGCGGCCGAGTGGCGGTCCAGGTCCAGCGTCTCCATCAAGATGCGCTCGCTGCGGTCCTGAAGTTTCTGGTTGGTTGCGCGCAGGTCAACCATCAGGTTGCCGTACACCTTCCCCAGCCGGATCATGGCGCCGGTGCTGATCATGTTGAGGACGAGCTTCGTCGCCGTCCCCGCCTTCATCCGCGTCGACCCCGTGACGACCTCGGGGCCCACCAGCGGGGCGATCACCACGTCGTACACC is a genomic window of Longimicrobium sp. containing:
- a CDS encoding anhydro-N-acetylmuramic acid kinase, whose translation is MLIVGLMSGTSLDGIDAALVEVGGADETNVTARVVRSLTVEYEPARREAIHAAIVAGTAEALCGLHADLGEWLAEAALRVCEEAGISPETVDAVGSHGQTVWHRPPSAETRGATLQLGDAATIAERTGIAVVSDFRTRDVAAGGQGAPLVPWVEKVLFSVEGKARALQNIGGIGNVTRVPPRGSAEPVFAFDTGPGNALIDAAVELATDGRATFDRDGMLAARGEVDEALLADLLRHPYFAAAPPKSTGREEFGRPFVIRLVEAVRPEGDRDWLDLVSTLTELTARTVADAYRRWVLPRGVDEVVVSGGGARNPTLVARIRELLAPLPVADGAALGMDPDAKEAVAFALLAWAHLRGLPANEPGATGAAGPRILGSFTPGRRPPART